The DNA sequence ACCTATCCCATTTACATGATAGCTCCTCCCAGGAGCTCTGTTAGAGAACAAATgcatctttccctccctccctccctccctcaaagcAGCTTTTCTATCTTAAAGGAGTGCCAAAAGGTGAGGGGGTGGTTAGTGGGGTAAAATGTAatgactaagttgctttggataaaagcatctgcaaaatggcatatattatattacattacaaaGAGAGGGAAATGTCTTACCTGTTCTCCAGGAGGTGGTCACAGTAGAGGCCGGACTCTGACACGCCCTCTCTGCACACTTCCACCCCAAACACCCTCTCTAACACCCACCCCACAACACACGCTCCTGTCCTCCACACCGcctgggggagaaagggagaaaatgAAAGAGATGAGCGAGAGGGGATAAGATAGAGAAGAGGTCAACCTCTGCCTCTGACTGCTCTACATGTAACATATTCTATTGGGTTAGATGAATGAGAATGTCCTTATGAAGTACCTGTTTGCCCTCTGTGGTGTTGAAGCCTAGCAGCTGTAGTTCACAGTCAGCCTCCAGGGGGCGAAGCAGCTCCCACAGCTCTCCATTCACCCTGCAGACCAGAGCACCTTTCACACTGCAGACATGGAGTGCAGGAGGGTTAGAGACAATGTCAATATGtttgcttacacctatccaatTTCACCTAATTCCAATCTGAAAGCAAAGAGATGGGACACATAGGTGTCCCAGGGACTGAGAAAGGCCTGTAGGATTCTACAGGGAGTTACTCaggctgcatttagacaggcagcccaattctgatattttttgaccaatcagatcagctctgaaaacaACCTGATCTGATgaatcaaaagaccaattagtgggaaaaataagagaattgggctgcctgtctaaacacgGCACGTGTTCTGAGGGATAAACTGTGCTTGAATTGGACAGAAGCTCAATGGAGCACAGTACCAGCACCTCAACATTTCTACTGCTTGAGTTCCTGCACcttttatagaatattagctcaaaagtatttcAGTGTTCCTTTACCTAAATATAAAACAGTACCGGCACTCAAAATAAGTATCAGCACCTATTGAATTGAAGTCAAGCACTGGGGACAACCCTTCCCTGACTTTTAGGATTCTGAATAATACAttataaaaaaacacacacacaatgtctgaGAGGCTAACCATGCGTTCTGAGCGATGATTGAGGGCGTGGTCACGCCTGTGGTGCCATTCACCGTCCTGCCATCAGCCAATCGGACGCTGAAGGCCTGTTTCGTGGTGCCGCTTGTCCTCTGctgtccctgcctctctctgagAGACTCAAAGACCCGCACGCGCTCAGACAAAGCAGTGGATGCCTGTATCTAAAAGGCAGGGGGGAAGAAATTAGGAAAGAAGAGAGCACAGGGTCAatatgaacaacaacaacaataatacaaACAACAGGGATCATACTATTACCATGTAATCGTTTTAAATCAAATATTTGCACAATATGGCATTCATAACAAAACGTATGGTATTATGATCATACATACATTAGTAGTTGCATATttcaaagacagagagaaaggaccCAATAATAAGCTTAATTGAGAACTGTCCCCTCCCACCAAACACTCCTAaagaaataaaatttgatttgatttgaagaaaatgtataACCTTGTGGTCACACAGACACAAATGACATGACAGTTAGTACAGTACTGTGGTGGGTCTTGTTTGGCCGTCAGAACACTCTCAGGGCTATTCATAGATCCATCCAATGGTTTGTCAGAGGACACGCCCACACCTATGTACATGAGCGGTCATAGGACAATGCTACACCACTGATTTGGAGAAGGCTGGCTACACAACCCAATGATGCTGTACTGGCCTGCTGAGTACAGTTACATTTCATAACAGAAAACGGTTTAATAAGGTTGCACACCTTGCTAAAGGGCCTCTGACAGTGAAGCACTGCCCGAACTGACGGCCGACAGACGGGAAACCGTAACATCACGGTCACGAGCATCCTTAATCCACCGGTTTCACCGAAAACGTTCCACAATCATAACATTTCACACTCGTTGTCCCTTACACTGCAAGCGGCCATAATACCGGAAGAATGAAGTAGATGGTGAAGAAAAGTGATTGGCCAGCAAGGGAAGAGGGCGTAAACTTGACGTTGGCAAGTGCGCGCACGTTAGTGAGCGTCAACAATGAAAGCGCGCTCACCGTTCATTTATACACCTCAGTGGCGCCCACTAATCAGTACTTAACATTCGGATATATCACTTTCAGGTACACGAGACTAACTTCACAGCACTAATCTAAAACCAACTGTCCATGAAAATGACCTGAATCCATTTAACATAGGTATGCTCAATTCCTACATTTGGTCAAATTACGCCCAAGATCAAGAGTGGAGCGTTCAAGAAACTAATCCCAATATGAGGAGATCACTGCATCTGTGCAGCGCCTGAAGATAATCGATCAACGGTGAGGCAACCGGGTTGGTCCCTGTGAGAGCCAGCAAGTAACACACATCCGTTCATTGATTGGCCGCATGAAGAGAGAAGAACAGCAGAGAATATTGTAGCTCAGAGCACCGTTATTAGGCTATTACACGCGCATAGCTCAAAAGTACTCGCCTCTGACGTGGGGCAGAAATTAGGCTACTTTCAACAGACCTCTGGAAGGAATAGTATGAATAGCCTCGTTTAcattgttttaataaataaagtaGAATATAAAAGTAGCATATAACTAGGATTAGTTTGAGAAGCCTTGCCACTGGCATCTCAATTCGTACAGTCAAGACACCAGTAACGAGCGCATGGTGATATGATCAATAGGGTTTCGTTATTTTTATAGGGTTTCGTTATATTGGTTCAAAGCTCATAGTGGTTGTAGACGTCTGTGTATAATAGTTAAGACATAACTTGGTCATTTTATTTTACCGATATACACGTAAATATAGTTTCATTTATTCTACATAAATGTAAATAACTTAAGTAAAATATACTTCAAAAGAGTTACATAGTGTTGATCTACTAACAAACGTCAATATGATTTTAGAGAAAAGGGGGATTTGCAAGTGACGCAGACTGGTTCGTAtaagaaaaaaatattgaaaGAACGCTTGGTGGCGCCAGAGTAAATTAACTGGGGATTTAGGACCACCTGTAAAGTGTCACTGAAAATACACTGAAATGGGTAGGTCCCTGGGTAGAATGCCCTAGTGGGACCTTGGACCTTCTCCTCAAATACAtttgaggagggtgaggagataGGACACAAAGAATCACAAAAATACAAATTGAGTTAAAGCCCTAGAAATCAGATTGCCCTAAAATTCACAGGTTACCCCAAATACTGATTCCAAAATCTCATTAGGGGTAAAACTCCAAAATGAtattagatcagtgtctaggggcaatGTCCTTCTCATTGGCTACTACCTGAAATATGGACCATTATGAAGCACAATTAAATACTTGTTCACCATCAATGTCTCATACTGTGaaccccaccaccacacagacGTGTGTACTCTCATAAGGTGAAACCTATTTATGTTTGTATGAAGAGTATCTCAATGGCTCTCATTGCATCctttccttcatctacactgatctgAATGAAGGAAACCGCTGAAATAAATACTTTTAGCACACTTGCACCACATTGCTTCCACCTATCCGGTCTTCTCAGAACAGTATATGaaggtgatgagaggaagccacTGAGATGTGGTAATATTACAATATGATCTCAACTGCCTTTCATTAAATGGGATAGGGGTAATACATTTAAAGTACTGTGCAGTGACTGCACTGAATATTGGGTGGGTGGGTTACAGGCTTCAATGCTTTCAAcgccagactgtcaaggtgcgTCATACATGCAGTGGGCTGGTTTGGGAGGAACTATGGATGTGACAGCAAAGACATGTGGACTAGAGCTCTGTGCAAGGATGTGAACTACACAACCAAGAAAATCAGTGTCAATCAAAAAGGTGAAATGCAGATGGGTATGGTAGATGCTGTTGGAtggaatcgtgtgtgtgtgtgtgtgtggggaaaacaATAAATGGTAACCCACTTCTGGGTTAGGACCTTCAGACTCAATAAAATAACTAAACTCATCATGGGTGTAATAGCATGGCAGTGACTACCTCACtcaaccagaggaggctggtgaagggaggataactcataataatggatggaatgatATAAAAACAGATGGaaaaccacgtgtttgataccactcaatttattccgttccagccattactatgagcctgtcctccccatctgaagtgccaccagccaccactggtcTTAACCGATATGGTACAGCACTGTCTTCATGTCAGTGCTCTGTGGCCCGTTCCGGTCACCAAATCAATCCCTAGTCTCTACTACGCACTTCACGTATTATGAAAGGATTGGATAGGTGCAATACGGTAATAGCTGCACCTTGCCTCTGATTGGCTTACACCTATGTAATCCTCCCATATCGACAAGTGCCTAAAAGGTAAGGCCAAGTGGTTGATTATGAATTGAATATTCATAATCGCAGAGGCTGTctttaaaacaaaaacacatgcaGTAGGACTCCATggagtgtggtttaaactgtCAAGTCTTCATATGAAGTAAATGCCTGGCTGTATGTCTAAATTGTGACAGTCATAGGTAAACATAGTAAATCGCTGAACTACAGGATGGctcagtggtagagagaggagagcagtagCATCGGAAAGGATTGGACACTCAAAAGATTAATGATAGAACATCATTGATGATCATAAAAAGAATAGCAATGCATCTAAACACAGAGAACATAACACAACCACCCACTTCATGACTGAATCATTACATAGTTAATgcatactatacacacacacacaccattagatTCTTCAAATCTTAAGCATTTTCACTCAAAAGTTATTCAAAACAAACCTATTTCAAACTCAAGAGTACATTGAATGACAATATTATTTAAACAAAGTGTTCAAAGAAAATGATTACATCTCTGAATCCATCCTGGTGGCTCGCTGTCTGAGGTACGAGTTAGAAGGGAAGTCATTAGTCTACTGTACAGCAGGGAAACGTGCACAAAACAACTTGCCTGCGTTAATCTGGTCATTATCAGCAGTGACAGAGAAGCATCACATCATACATACAGTCAGAGTGAGAGTAGTAGCTGCTCTGTACCATTGATTAGAACAGCAGAACAGCATCGCTTCCATTCAGAAATGTATAGCAGAACACTATAAACTGATAAACTAACACTGATGGGAAATGTAGAGGAACATTTACATAGGTGTCCATTATCTTAATGAGTAATGAATGTTTGCAGACAATTCACTCATCACTTCTTCATTGGTGTTACTTGGTATTCTACAGTTGTAAATGTACAGCgtcagaggaaggaaaggaggaaagagaCTAAATCTAGAAAAGGTAGCGAAGGGAACAGGTCAAAAGTAACAAAAAGGACTTCTGGACTGGACAGAGACAGTGCACTGCACATGCAAGTATAGATATTTTACATCTGACATGAGGTTACAGCCACAACAAAAATCACAGCAAGAAATCCAAAACAACTCAGAACAAATGAGCAGTTTAGGGAAAAATTACATTGTTTGTACTGTTATAAGTAATGTTTCAACATTTCAATTCAGCTTTGAATAAGTAGACCAAAATAACATCTATCATACAGCAGCACCATGACAACTGCTGCGACTGGTCTTACCGGTATCCATGACAACTGCTGAGACTGGTCTTACCGGTATCCATGACAACTGCTGAGACTGGTCTTACCGGTATCCATGACAGTGACTATCAAAGAAAGTAGTACCCTCCCCTTGGTTGGGTTGAAACTGGATTTTATTAAAGACAATACAGGTAGCGAAGGCCTAGTAGAGAGTCGGGTTCATAGTTCAAACTTCTAAAGCACCCGCCTCAACTACTGAGAGTCTCCGCAACTCATCATTATCTGTTAAATGCGTCTTTACACTGGACGATTCTTCACCCCCCCTCAGATTGGAGAAATGGAGCTGGACAGAGTGGTGTTTTGTTAGAGCAATGAGAAGCACAAACATCGCTGCCTCGGTGTGTAACTAAAGCTAAGGCTTCTTCACAATGGCGTCAATCACAAGTTAGCAAATAGCGATGACTCTGCTCTTTACACAAACAACCGAGGTTTAATAGTCGCAACACAGCCAACTCATTCAGTCTATACATTTAAAAGCTGAGAAAtatacagagggaagagagacttAAGCATGAAAACCTCTAGGAGAGAAACAAGGTTATTATTTGCAATACGATGCACTGGGAGCACGTTGGGGTTATGGTGGAGAAACTCCACAACAGCACTGATCATAAAGTCAGCACTCATTTGGATAACCAAATCCTATTGAGAAAAATGGTTGTATTTAGGACACACTCTCAGGGAGCAACTTTGCTCCTCAATCAaaccccctcccatctatccatcccatccctccagcccctcccatctatccctccctccctccagcccatcccatccttccagccaatcccatctatccctctctctctctctctgaaagtgTTTATATCAGCTTATTCACACAATACCGGAGGTAAGTAGAATTTTAGTGAAATAGAATAAccacctgtttctgtttctatttGATCTGTGCTTGTCGTCTTCCTTCTAGTTCACACCTCCATTACTCCCTCTGCTTTAGTGAGGGGAAGCAGAGAACATTGTTGCTCCTGGGGAtcggaggaggggagggggaggcagattTGGTTTGGTTACCCATTTCATCCATAACACTGTGCATAATTGCTAAGCTGGTACTGTATTGTGGTGAGGTGACGTGCTAGTTTGTGTCAAGGTGCGATCAGCTAAATGTAGTAAAACAAATGACTCCACTAGGATTAACATAGTGAGGACAGACTGGGCTCATACCATAAGGGTTCTACACATCTTCTCCCCGTGTTGGGTAGCTAGGTGTGTGGGTCGCTTTTCATTCAGCTTGTCATGGTTAACATTTCAATAGCGTGGGGGTAAGAAAGGTCTCTTGGGGGGGTAGAAGGGACCTCCTCGGCCCCCGCCGAATGGAGGGCCAGGACGCTTGCCCCCGCGGAACATGGGTGGCTCGCGGTTTAGGTGCGGATGGACAGGGGGGCCGCGAGGGTGGAGTAGAGGTCTCTGGGGGTGGAGTTGATGGGGGCGGGGGTTGGGGGAGGATAGGCGCAGGAGGGATGGCGAGGGACGGTGTGGATGGTTGGGGTTGGGGTGTCGGGGCTGGGCAGGCGGGCTAGCTGGAGGGTGCTGGAGTGGAGGAGCTTGGGGGCGAGGAAGCAGGGGGTcgcctgagggagagggaggggtggaggaggagggggtggaggagggaggttgATGCCATCCTTGACACGGCCCAATAAGGGAGGCGGGGCACCGGGGGTGCCGGGGCGGTGGAGAGGGGGTGCGTGGCGGGGAGTGAAATGCTCTTTGACTGTGCCGGGACGAGGCATCTTAGGGGGCTCCCCTAACAGAGAGGACATGAGGGGAGTGGGACCACCTTTACCCCCCCTGGGTCCCCCTCCCATCCCCCCTCGGTCTCCTCCATCTGGGCGGacctggggagggaggggcagtTGGCGGTCAATGGGGACTAGAACCCCGCCTACCATGACTGCTGAGGGGGGGAGGAAGTTGCACGGGGGTGGAGGGAGCTGGGGcatgggagggggtggagggcgtgggatgggtggaggagggagttgaagaagggaggagggggtgatgaTGGTGGAGGTGTGAGGGGAGGGGACCCTGGGGGTTCTCCCCATGGTAGGGGGCATCTGAAACTGGGGTGGGGGGCCATGCGGATGAGGGTGGGGAGGGTGATTAgaatgaggatgaggaggaaggtgGTGGTGTGAGGTCGGGGGAGGCATGGGGGTGAAGTCATGTCGTCAGAGCCGCCCTGAGGGGAAGGTGAGGGGGGCTGGGTATCCAGGTACCCTTCCTCATCGTACCACATCCCTCCGCCTGGCCTCCCCCCTTCTCCACCCCCGCGACGCAGCCCTTGTCCAATCACGCGGATACTTTCCACCGTCTGGATGCGCTCTCCGGTTGGCTGGCGGTTTGAGAAGCCCCCCAGTGATTGGAAAGGTGCTCCCTCTGTGCAAGGCGACACCAGCGTCTCGATACGGTGGTACTGCCCCCCCTCCCCGTCAGATGAGCCcccaccatcctctcctcccctctttccatccctcgtTCCACTCATTCCTCCATCCTCTGACCCGCTGCTGGTCTTGCGAGAACCTATGgacgctctcctctctccttcagctGATCTGTTGTTCCCGTGACTGTTTTGTCCATCCTTCTTCACCTTGCTGCTTCCCAGTGATGAAGAGCTAATCTTCCTCTTCGAATCTTCCTCCTTCAGCTTGGCGGCCTTCTTCCCCGCTCCGTAGCCTTGGAAacgagaagaggaagagaggaagtccACGTCGCTGCTGCTTCCTGTTGGGGTGATGACGGCGTCCCAAGGGTCACTGCGGTAGGCCGTGGGTGAAAGATCATGTCCTATGGATGAGCCTAAGCTCTTGGGGTCACTGTTGATGCCAAGGGGGTCGGAGGAGACACCCCCTGGTGTGTCCATGATTTCGTCCTGGGTGGGGGTGCCCCCGCTCTCATCCCTGACAGGGGTCCCGTCTACCCCGTCTCCCCCCAGCAGAGGGCTCCCATCCCCCAGGCCCAGACTGAACCCTGGGTTCCCCTGGAGGAAACGGTTGATCTTAGACTCTAggctgggaggagagacagagcggctagggagagagggaggaggaggatgaggggaggcCTCTCGGTTTTTCTCCCAATCCCtggctcctctgctcctctcaggTGTGTCTCGTTTGAGACTGTTGGTCAGGGGGGGTTTGGTGttgctaggagtggtgggtgtgggGGGGCCCTTGGCTGCTGAGGAGTCTGGGGAGGCatgggaggagggggcagaggaggaggagctacCAGACCTCAGCAGAGAGGACAgacctgaggagagagaagagaagatggagagaaacaaagatatggggagagagaaagtggggtGGGTGGAGATAATTACACCAGCAGATACACAAGTTACTCAACATAAAAAGTGCCCCCCAAAACAATTCCAACAGAAGCCTTGCATTTCCCATCTCAAAGTCTGTCTATAAATCTGCCTGTCTGGTTTACTATCTtatgtgtgtctcactctgtgtttGGGTCTTTGCCAGGGCGTTGAGGATGCCTTCAGGGGTGACGTTCACTCTGGACAGGATGCTGGCCAGGGCTGGGCTAGGAGGGGTGGGGCCAACTGGGGTTTTGGAGGAAGATGATTGGCcagagggggtggtgggggttCCAGGGGAGGGGCGAGACACAGGGCTGGctgctgagagagacagagacacagagacacagagagagagagagagagagaacaatcttATGCAAACATGTTATAAGATTTCTGTACCAGTGTGTCACAGAATCCATATATTAACTCTGCTTATCTTGCCaagtacagacacacacctgtGTTCTTCATGGCTGATGTGATACTGCTCAGTATGGAGCTGATCTTGCCCAGGTCCACATTGGCCAGGTTCATTCCCAGCGGAGCGGTCGGACCACTAGGACCACTCACACCCGCGCTTGTAGGGGTGCTGGGGGTCACTGGCGTGGGGGTAGACGAGGCTGCCTTTTTGAGAGGGGATTCGGTGGAGGTTCGAATGAGTGTGACAGGGGCGGGTTTCGCTGCGATCTTGGAGCTGGTCACCTTGGAAATGGTGGCTGATGACGACTGCTTCTCTGCTGATGGAAACAAGGGGTTAGCATGTTTATTTTGACAAGGTTTAGTCTCATTGAGAATTCCCTACTGCCATCTCACCTGTGTTGGCTGTCTCCATGTCCTCCTCAGACAGATCCATGTCCTCCACATCtctgttgtccccctctctcacaACCCCCATGTCCCTCTCGTCCATGGCACTCCCATCCAGGTCCGGGTCAAAGCCCAGCCTACCCCCTTGGTCTCCTCCCAGCCCCAGGAAGGGGGAGTCAGAGCCGGTGGGTGAGGGAGCGTcctcagagggggagggggtgggagagtcCTCGGGACCGGGAAGGGAGGACTTGAGGGCATCCAGTTTACGTTTGAGGTTGACAACGCGGTTGGCAAAGGTTTTGTAGGCCTTGAAAATTAGAACCATAGAATTAGATGTATAAGATTttgattaaattatttatttgataGATGATGATCAGATTGATTGCGTGAATGGTAGATACTCACGCTGGCCACGATCTTAACTTCCTTGTATTGCATCTCATAGAAGACGTCTGCGTTTCCTAGAGCCTCCAGCAGAGGGGGCCCTACAGGCATCTGGTTCTCCAGGAAACTGACAAACTCCTGCAGCTTCTGACTGCCCTCTTCAAAGTCCTTGGCAAACTTGTTCCCTCCGGCCTTGTCTGGGGTAGTCGATGGACGGAGGACAAGAGGAAAATAAGTCATTTAAACAAGAGTACatagaagccagccacaccaatatgTCGGAGATAACACCGCAAAGCTGGCGACCGAAGTAAGCGTGCATGTGTCcggctgccacaaggagtcgctagagcgcgatgggacaaggatatcccagccggccaaaccctcccctaacccagacgacgctgagccaattgtgcaccgcctcatgggtctcctggtcgcagCCGGGCTACGACACgacccgggatcgaacccggatctgtagtgatgcctctatcaCTGATCAGTGTCTTAGACCGCCGCACCACTCAGGAGGGCTACTCTGATTGCTTTGCTttacaatgtgcttaatattaggaaagttgagaaataaatataggaGGCCTAGACTATAGAAAGATGGGATTCTCCTCTTTTTattagaggccatcaaaactctgttttctcatgcaattgaatagcatagcctatagaaatgttgtgcaacatgggCTTATAGGAACATGTACTTTATTCTATGCATCAACCAGCTATGAGCTGACTCTCGCTACACAACAGGTGATCCTATTCCCCTAAAACTCTTAACGccagggctctcatgaagtgttccATTTGATTTTCCATTGCATTGAGTGATAGagcgctgagtaccaggccattagtttggtaggctactactgACTATAGGGGACATCAGAGCGCAGTTTTGAAGACGCCTAGTTACTGTGATTcaatggtcacgtggaatttgactgcagtcatgactgccggtgtggcggtaatacggtcaccttaACAGCCCTAGGCATGAACCCTGGCCTTAACCCTGTTTTGGCCACTGACCTTTGAGTCTCTTGAGGGCCTCCGTGCTGCAGACGTCCACTCTGAGAGCTGTCAGCTGGGTCTccctcagctcctcctcctccaccacccgtTTGAAGCCTGCCAGCTGCTCGATGAACGactggggctggagagagagggggaaggaaagaaggaggacgtggggaaggagggaaagagtaTTATTGTGTGCAACTCCATCAATGGCCAATCATCAGTTGAAACAATAAAGCATCATCCCCGCCACTGTTTGGGTAAAAGCTGAGGGATAGTGCTGAAGAAAAGTAACCACTcgaattcatagacagagctatggatacaaggactgaccatccaaaaTATCAACATTATCGTTTTAACCATGTTTGGAGGCTATATAGTGTACgttgtttacaaatattggagtaaaacaagcttatatttggggttctgatggggtgtgacagttgaactaagctcatgaggaatTTAtaaaagttatattcttcaagaatcaatgggtacaaatCATTAATTTATCAaaaccaaaaatgtatgtagcaactgcagattacCTCTTTAAAAGGGTAAAAGCAATTAAGCAGAGGACAGAAAAAAATACACTTACTATGAAATCAGCCACAATCTTGGACTTCAGGGCAGCTTTGGGGTTGACTGGGGCTACAGGAcaaaaccacaacacaacacactgaccTGTTGACTCATACAGACCCAGAGgttacagaaatagagagagacggcAAAAGGAAAAGAtggtgaggagagaaagaaataggAGCATAGAAGACTGACCTGGCGGAGGAGGCATCTCTTTagccttctctttctccctctctctctccttcttggccAGGTTGGCTTTGAGCTGAGTGATGAGTTCCTCAGGATAGACGTTTCTCTCCTCCCAGATAGTGAAGATCCGCTCCACTGACTTACGCACCTTCGGGTCTCTGGCAAGACAACAGGTCAAAGGGCAAGAGGTTAGAAGGGCACAGATTCAGTCAGCAAGAGATTGGTGGTCAATTTAATCATACATGGGCTATTCCTAACTTCCACCTAAATCAGATGTTTACTTAGTCTCCCCATTGACAATTAAAACGTGCCTCAAATGGAAGTTAGGATGTGCCTCACAATATTCATATAATCCAGAGCAGTTCACTCACTTGACCATTAGTGCAGCGTTGGGGAGCACCTCAGCGAAGGCTGAGCGGTAGACGATGGCGTTCTTTCTCTTGCAGTTCTGTATTACATCATTGGCTAGATAGAACAGATTCAGACGGTGGTTGGTGTCCgctgatagagagaaggaggagaggaagacagggaagaATAAGaataggtggaggaggaagagggttagTGGATCCTCAGAAGCCTGACGTTTAACCACATCAAAAACCTTCACCAGCCTGAGCGTAGACCACCCTAGTCCCACGGATGACCAGCCCAAACCTAGACCGCCCAGTGGATGACCAGCCCAAACCTAGACCGCCCAGTGGATGACCAGCCCAAACCTAGACCGCCCAGTGGATGACCAGCCCAAACCTAGACCGCCCAGTGGATGACCAGCCCAAACCTAGACCGCCCAGTGGATGACCAGCCCAAACCTAGACCGCCCAGTGGATGACCAGCCCAAACCTAGACCGCCCAGTGGATGACCAGCCCAAACCTAGACTGCCCAGTGGATGACCAGCCTGcccaaacccagcctaaacctagACTGCCCAGTGGAAGACCAGCCTAAACCTAGACTGCCCAGTGGAAGACCAGCCTAAACCTAGACTGCCCAGTGGAAGACCAGCCTAAACCTAGACTGCCCAGTGGAAGACCAGCCTAAACCTAGACTGCCCAGTGGAAGACCAGCCTAAACCTAGACTGCCCAGTGGAAGACCAGCCTAAACCTAGACTGCCCAGTGGAAGACCAGCCTAAACCTAGACTGCCCAGTGGAAGACCAGCCTAAACCTAGACTGCCCAGTGGAAGACCAGCCTTAACCTAG is a window from the Oncorhynchus tshawytscha isolate Ot180627B linkage group LG03, Otsh_v2.0, whole genome shotgun sequence genome containing:
- the LOC112247949 gene encoding regulation of nuclear pre-mRNA domain-containing protein 2-like isoform X3, encoding MSAVPERTGKMAAGSGAVSGHGGRGALEATLDRRFQGVSNTMESIQGLSTWCIENKKYHSLIVRYWMKWLKKSDTNHRLNLFYLANDVIQNCKRKNAIVYRSAFAEVLPNAALMVKDPKVRKSVERIFTIWEERNVYPEELITQLKANLAKKEREREKEKAKEMPPPPAPVNPKAALKSKIVADFIPQSFIEQLAGFKRVVEEEELRETQLTALRVDVCSTEALKRLKDKAGGNKFAKDFEEGSQKLQEFVSFLENQMPVGPPLLEALGNADVFYEMQYKEVKIVASAYKTFANRVVNLKRKLDALKSSLPGPEDSPTPSPSEDAPSPTGSDSPFLGLGGDQGGRLGFDPDLDGSAMDERDMGVVREGDNRDVEDMDLSEEDMETANTAEKQSSSATISKVTSSKIAAKPAPVTLIRTSTESPLKKAASSTPTPVTPSTPTSAGVSGPSGPTAPLGMNLANVDLGKISSILSSITSAMKNTASPVSRPSPGTPTTPSGQSSSSKTPVGPTPPSPALASILSRVNVTPEGILNALAKTQTQSLSSLLRSGSSSSSAPSSHASPDSSAAKGPPTPTTPSNTKPPLTNSLKRDTPERSRGARDWEKNREASPHPPPPSLPSRSVSPPSLESKINRFLQGNPGFSLGLGDGSPLLGGDGVDGTPVRDESGGTPTQDEIMDTPGGVSSDPLGINSDPKSLGSSIGHDLSPTAYRSDPWDAVITPTGSSSDVDFLSSSSRFQGYGAGKKAAKLKEEDSKRKISSSSLGSSKVKKDGQNSHGNNRSAEGERRASIGSRKTSSGSEDGGMSGTRDGKRGGEDGGGSSDGEGGQYHRIETLVSPCTEGAPFQSLGGFSNRQPTGERIQTVESIRVIGQGLRRGGGEGGRPGGGMWYDEEGYLDTQPPSPSPQGGSDDMTSPPCLPRPHTTTFLLILILITLPTLIRMAPHPSFRCPLPWGEPPGSPPLTPPPSSPPPPFFNSLLHPSHALHPLPCPSSLHPRATSSPPQQSW
- the LOC112247949 gene encoding regulation of nuclear pre-mRNA domain-containing protein 2-like isoform X1: MSAVPERTGKMAAGSGAVSGHGGRGALEATLDRRFQGVSNTMESIQGLSTWCIENKKYHSLIVRYWMKWLKKSDTNHRLNLFYLANDVIQNCKRKNAIVYRSAFAEVLPNAALMVKDPKVRKSVERIFTIWEERNVYPEELITQLKANLAKKEREREKEKAKEMPPPPAPVNPKAALKSKIVADFIPQSFIEQLAGFKRVVEEEELRETQLTALRVDVCSTEALKRLKDKAGGNKFAKDFEEGSQKLQEFVSFLENQMPVGPPLLEALGNADVFYEMQYKEVKIVASAYKTFANRVVNLKRKLDALKSSLPGPEDSPTPSPSEDAPSPTGSDSPFLGLGGDQGGRLGFDPDLDGSAMDERDMGVVREGDNRDVEDMDLSEEDMETANTAEKQSSSATISKVTSSKIAAKPAPVTLIRTSTESPLKKAASSTPTPVTPSTPTSAGVSGPSGPTAPLGMNLANVDLGKISSILSSITSAMKNTAASPVSRPSPGTPTTPSGQSSSSKTPVGPTPPSPALASILSRVNVTPEGILNALAKTQTQSLSSLLRSGSSSSSAPSSHASPDSSAAKGPPTPTTPSNTKPPLTNSLKRDTPERSRGARDWEKNREASPHPPPPSLPSRSVSPPSLESKINRFLQGNPGFSLGLGDGSPLLGGDGVDGTPVRDESGGTPTQDEIMDTPGGVSSDPLGINSDPKSLGSSIGHDLSPTAYRSDPWDAVITPTGSSSDVDFLSSSSRFQGYGAGKKAAKLKEEDSKRKISSSSLGSSKVKKDGQNSHGNNRSAEGERRASIGSRKTSSGSEDGGMSGTRDGKRGGEDGGGSSDGEGGQYHRIETLVSPCTEGAPFQSLGGFSNRQPTGERIQTVESIRVIGQGLRRGGGEGGRPGGGMWYDEEGYLDTQPPSPSPQGGSDDMTSPPCLPRPHTTTFLLILILITLPTLIRMAPHPSFRCPLPWGEPPGSPPLTPPPSSPPPPFFNSLLHPSHALHPLPCPSSLHPRATSSPPQQSW